The proteins below come from a single Streptomyces sp. MRC013 genomic window:
- a CDS encoding LON peptidase substrate-binding domain-containing protein, giving the protein MTTARLPLFPLNSVLFPGLVLPLNVFEERYRAMMRELLGTDGSQPRRFAVVAIRDGHEVAPTAPGLPDQTALPERGPAAGFGPDPAGAFHRVGCIADAATIRERPDGGFEVLATGTKRVRILSVDAGGPFLTAEVEELEEPQGEGAEVLAEGVLRAFRAYQERLAGARERSLSTGAELPDEPSVVSYLVAAAAVLDTPAKQRLLQAPDTAVRLREELRLLRAETAVLRHLPSLPAVELTRTPTSPN; this is encoded by the coding sequence GTGACCACCGCTCGCCTGCCCCTCTTCCCGCTGAACTCGGTGCTCTTCCCCGGCCTCGTGCTGCCGCTGAACGTCTTCGAGGAGCGCTACCGCGCCATGATGCGCGAGCTGCTCGGGACGGACGGGTCGCAGCCGCGCCGCTTCGCCGTCGTCGCGATCCGCGACGGCCACGAGGTGGCGCCGACCGCGCCGGGGCTGCCCGACCAGACGGCGCTCCCCGAACGCGGCCCCGCCGCGGGCTTCGGCCCCGACCCGGCCGGAGCGTTCCACCGGGTGGGCTGCATCGCCGACGCGGCGACCATCCGCGAACGCCCCGACGGCGGTTTCGAGGTCCTCGCGACCGGGACGAAGCGGGTGAGGATCCTGTCGGTCGACGCGGGCGGCCCCTTCCTCACCGCGGAGGTGGAGGAACTGGAGGAGCCGCAGGGCGAGGGCGCCGAGGTGCTCGCCGAGGGCGTGCTGCGGGCTTTCCGCGCCTACCAGGAGCGGCTGGCGGGGGCGCGCGAGCGGTCGCTCTCCACCGGCGCCGAGCTACCCGACGAGCCGTCGGTCGTGTCGTACCTGGTGGCCGCCGCCGCGGTGCTGGACACACCGGCGAAGCAGCGGCTGCTCCAGGCGCCCGACACGGCGGTCCGGCTGCGCGAGGAACTGCGGCTGCTGCGCGCCGAGACCGCGGTGCTGCGGCACCTGCCCTCGCTCCCGGCGGTCGAGCTGACCCGGACGCCGACGAGCCCTAACTGA
- the hisD gene encoding histidinol dehydrogenase, giving the protein MISRIDLRGDALPAGGALRDLLPRAEFDVEAALEKVRPICEDVRHRGDAALIDYARRFDGVDLDRVRVPAAALTRALEELDPAVRAGLEESVRRARTVHREQRRTASTTQVAPGGTVTEKWVPVGRVGLYAPGGRSVYPSSVVMNAVPAQEAGVESIALASPPQKAPAGGWSAGLPHPTILAACALLGVDEVYAAGGAQAVAMFAYGTQTCAPADMVTGPGNVWVAAAKRYFTGRIGIDTEAGPTEIAVLADATADPSHVAADLVSQAEHDPLAAAVLVTDSAALADAVERELRSRAAATRHADDRVLPALRGRQSAIVLVDGIDEGLRVVDAYGAEHLEIQTADAAAVARRVRNAGAIFVGPWSPVSLGDYCAGSNHVLPTGGCACHSSGLSVQSFLRGIHIVDYTREALAEVAHHVVTLAEAEDLPAHGEAVMARFPAEGRGGPRAGGAPRR; this is encoded by the coding sequence GTGATCTCACGTATCGATCTGCGAGGCGACGCCCTGCCGGCGGGCGGAGCCCTGCGCGACCTGCTGCCCCGTGCCGAGTTCGACGTGGAAGCCGCCCTGGAGAAGGTGCGGCCCATCTGCGAGGACGTGCGCCATCGGGGTGACGCGGCGCTGATCGACTACGCCCGTCGCTTCGACGGGGTCGACCTCGACCGGGTGCGGGTCCCGGCCGCCGCGCTGACCCGCGCCCTGGAGGAGCTGGACCCGGCCGTCCGGGCCGGCCTGGAGGAGTCCGTCCGCCGGGCCCGGACCGTCCACCGCGAGCAGCGCCGCACCGCCAGCACCACGCAGGTGGCGCCCGGCGGCACGGTCACCGAGAAGTGGGTCCCGGTCGGGCGCGTCGGCCTGTACGCGCCGGGCGGCCGCTCGGTCTACCCCTCGTCCGTGGTCATGAACGCCGTGCCGGCGCAGGAGGCGGGCGTCGAGTCGATCGCCCTCGCCTCCCCGCCGCAGAAGGCCCCCGCCGGCGGGTGGAGCGCCGGCCTGCCGCACCCGACGATCCTCGCCGCCTGCGCCCTCCTCGGCGTCGACGAGGTGTACGCGGCCGGCGGCGCGCAAGCCGTCGCCATGTTCGCGTACGGCACGCAGACCTGCGCCCCCGCCGACATGGTCACCGGCCCCGGCAACGTCTGGGTCGCCGCCGCCAAGCGGTACTTCACCGGGCGCATCGGCATCGACACCGAGGCCGGCCCCACCGAGATCGCCGTCCTGGCCGACGCCACCGCGGACCCGTCCCACGTCGCCGCCGACCTGGTCAGCCAGGCCGAGCACGACCCGCTCGCCGCCGCCGTCCTCGTCACCGACTCCGCCGCGCTGGCCGACGCCGTCGAGCGCGAGCTGCGGTCGCGGGCCGCCGCGACCCGGCACGCCGACGACCGCGTCCTGCCCGCCCTGCGGGGCAGGCAGTCCGCGATCGTCCTCGTCGACGGGATCGACGAGGGGCTGCGCGTCGTCGACGCCTACGGCGCCGAGCACCTGGAGATCCAGACCGCCGACGCCGCCGCCGTCGCCCGGCGCGTCCGCAACGCCGGCGCGATCTTCGTCGGCCCCTGGTCGCCGGTCTCCCTCGGCGACTACTGCGCCGGTTCCAACCACGTCCTGCCCACCGGCGGCTGCGCCTGCCACTCCTCGGGCCTGTCCGTCCAGTCCTTCCTGCGCGGCATCCACATCGTGGACTACACGCGCGAGGCGCTCGCCGAGGTCGCCCACCATGTGGTCACCCTCGCCGAGGCGGAGGACCTGCCGGCGCACGGCGAGGCCGTGATGGCGCGCTTCCCCGCGGAAGGGCGGGGCGGGCCCCGAGCGGGAGGGGCGCCGCGACGGTGA
- a CDS encoding ABC transporter ATP-binding protein, protein MCVVRDLVKTYPATRGGRGRPATPEVRATDGVDLDVRGGEIFGLLGPNGAGKSTLVRQLTGLMRPDSGSVEVLGHDLVRHPDRAARLIGYLGQESTALDELTVALAAETTGRLRGLTARGARAERDAVLDELGLGELAGRPLRKLSGGQRRLACFAAVLVGERPLLVLDEPTTGMDPTARRAVWAAVDRRRAERGATVLLVTHNVIEAETVLDRVAVLERGRVIACDTPAGLKERVAGEVRVDLVWRERAPLEVPEVAALRASAHASGRRWVLRLAPDEARAAIAAVTGGAAFTALDDFTLATPSLEDVYLALGGEAKGLVKS, encoded by the coding sequence GTGTGCGTGGTGCGGGACCTGGTCAAGACGTACCCCGCCACGCGCGGCGGGCGCGGCAGGCCCGCGACGCCCGAGGTACGGGCCACCGACGGGGTCGACCTGGACGTGCGGGGCGGTGAGATCTTCGGGCTGCTCGGCCCCAACGGCGCCGGCAAGTCCACCCTCGTGCGCCAGCTCACCGGCCTGATGCGCCCCGACTCCGGCAGCGTCGAGGTCCTCGGCCACGACCTCGTGCGCCACCCCGACCGCGCCGCGCGGCTCATCGGCTACCTCGGCCAGGAGTCCACCGCGCTGGACGAGCTGACCGTCGCGCTGGCCGCCGAGACGACCGGCCGGCTGCGCGGCCTCACCGCCCGCGGCGCCCGCGCCGAACGCGACGCCGTCCTCGACGAACTGGGCCTCGGCGAACTCGCCGGCCGGCCCCTGAGGAAGCTCTCCGGCGGACAGCGCCGACTCGCCTGCTTCGCCGCCGTCCTCGTCGGCGAGCGGCCGCTGCTCGTCCTCGACGAGCCGACCACCGGCATGGACCCGACGGCACGCCGGGCCGTCTGGGCCGCCGTCGACCGGCGCCGCGCCGAGCGCGGCGCGACGGTGCTGCTGGTCACCCACAACGTGATCGAAGCGGAGACGGTCCTGGACCGCGTCGCCGTCCTGGAGCGGGGCCGGGTCATCGCCTGCGACACCCCGGCCGGGCTGAAGGAGCGGGTGGCCGGAGAGGTGCGCGTCGACCTGGTGTGGCGCGAACGCGCTCCGCTGGAGGTCCCCGAGGTGGCCGCGCTGCGGGCCTCCGCCCACGCGTCGGGGCGCCGCTGGGTGCTGCGCCTGGCCCCGGACGAGGCGCGCGCGGCGATCGCGGCGGTGACGGGCGGCGCGGCGTTCACGGCGCTCGACGACTTCACGCTGGCGACGCCGAGCCTGGAGGACGTCTACCTGGCTCTCGGCGGCGAGGCGAAGGGGCTGGTCAAGTCATGA
- a CDS encoding DUF2567 domain-containing protein codes for MPNDAASSTPPNGDTPGGHPALPPAPPTTGRPHAGDGRAAPDTAAEARQGAAVLLATAVAGIALGLLWLWLAPRVPLVSDGRSVLLRESEAEHAVGADGVFVLLGLAFGALGALAVFLRYRQGGVAVVAGLALGGVLGSVLGWGTGTLLGPAHDVAAHARAVGEGVAFDAPLELRAYGALLAWPVAAMAVHLALTALFGPRDPEPERDPDPYGPPREAPRA; via the coding sequence GTGCCGAACGACGCCGCCTCCAGCACACCCCCGAACGGCGACACGCCGGGCGGGCACCCCGCGCTACCGCCCGCGCCCCCGACGACCGGCCGCCCGCACGCGGGGGACGGGCGGGCGGCTCCGGACACGGCGGCGGAGGCGCGGCAGGGGGCCGCGGTCCTGCTCGCGACGGCCGTCGCGGGGATCGCGCTCGGCCTGCTGTGGCTCTGGCTGGCGCCGCGGGTGCCGCTCGTCTCGGACGGCAGGTCGGTCCTGCTGAGGGAATCGGAGGCGGAGCACGCCGTCGGTGCGGACGGCGTGTTCGTCCTGCTCGGCCTGGCGTTCGGCGCGCTCGGCGCCCTCGCCGTGTTCCTGCGGTACCGGCAGGGCGGCGTCGCCGTCGTGGCCGGCCTCGCCCTCGGCGGGGTGCTCGGGTCCGTACTGGGATGGGGCACGGGCACGCTCCTGGGGCCCGCGCACGACGTGGCGGCCCACGCGCGGGCGGTCGGCGAGGGCGTCGCCTTCGACGCGCCGCTGGAACTCCGGGCGTACGGCGCGCTGCTGGCCTGGCCGGTCGCCGCGATGGCCGTCCACCTGGCGCTCACGGCGCTGTTCGGCCCCCGCGACCCCGAGCCGGAGCGGGACCCCGACCCGTACGGCCCGCCCCGCGAGGCGCCCCGCGCCTGA
- a CDS encoding oxidoreductase codes for MPGDLSPAELGMWQAFRIGAWYDLRSGHPVLDDPFAPRAWPRERCVRARVVARLLLSGPPALAGRVAALKVRGARITGRLDLAGGTVAPYVELQACVFDDEVVLPESRFTTLRLVGCAIPRLEAARLHTEGDLHLPRCRVARGMRLTDAQIGTDLLISQIHVQPDRRGRAIVADGMSVAQDLQAELIETYGEFSMRGAKVGVSLSLRGSRLRGAEGRRALNAPQLSVERTLYLTGAWVSESVGGPGDHPGGTPPYGLGDVNTPMRGTRMRPFECRGGVRLDDGRFGDAVDLHQARFVLSSARREELSLRRIVTPELRFSCERPEEGRVVLNGAKVVTLVDQVASWPGPGGLAINGFVYENLVPYGHFPLAQRLEWVAAATPEYAPEPYERLAAVLRGCGEDADAREVLLAKQRRRRETLPLAAKLWGYLQDWTVAYGYRPGRAAVWMAVLWAAGALAFSFYEPVPIKREEFPHWDAGLYTLDLLLPVINLGQEGYWRLSGTWQWLSTVLVLVGWILATAVAAGASRLLGRH; via the coding sequence ATGCCCGGGGACCTCAGCCCGGCCGAGCTGGGGATGTGGCAGGCGTTCCGGATCGGCGCGTGGTACGACCTGCGCTCGGGCCACCCGGTGCTGGACGACCCGTTCGCGCCGCGGGCGTGGCCGCGGGAGCGGTGCGTCCGGGCGCGGGTGGTGGCCCGGCTGCTGCTGTCCGGTCCGCCCGCGCTGGCGGGGCGCGTCGCGGCGCTGAAGGTGCGCGGGGCGCGGATCACCGGGCGGCTGGACCTGGCGGGCGGCACGGTCGCCCCCTACGTGGAGCTGCAGGCGTGCGTCTTCGACGACGAGGTGGTGCTGCCGGAGTCCCGGTTCACCACGCTCCGGCTGGTGGGCTGCGCGATACCCCGCCTGGAGGCGGCCCGGCTGCACACGGAGGGCGACCTGCACCTGCCGCGCTGCCGGGTGGCGCGCGGAATGCGGCTCACGGACGCGCAGATCGGCACGGACCTGCTGATCAGCCAGATCCACGTGCAGCCGGACCGGCGCGGGAGGGCGATCGTCGCGGACGGCATGTCGGTGGCGCAGGACCTCCAGGCCGAGCTGATCGAGACGTACGGCGAGTTCAGCATGCGCGGCGCGAAGGTCGGGGTGTCGCTGAGCCTGCGCGGCAGCCGGCTGCGGGGCGCGGAGGGGCGGCGCGCGCTGAACGCGCCGCAGCTGAGCGTGGAGCGGACGCTGTACCTGACGGGCGCGTGGGTGAGCGAGTCGGTGGGCGGCCCGGGCGACCACCCGGGCGGGACGCCGCCGTACGGGCTGGGGGACGTCAACACGCCGATGCGGGGCACGCGGATGCGGCCCTTCGAGTGCCGGGGCGGGGTGCGGCTGGACGACGGGCGGTTCGGGGACGCGGTCGACCTGCACCAGGCGCGGTTCGTGTTGTCGTCGGCGCGCAGGGAGGAACTGTCGCTGCGCAGGATCGTCACCCCGGAGCTGCGGTTCAGCTGTGAGCGGCCGGAGGAGGGGCGGGTGGTGCTGAACGGCGCGAAGGTAGTCACACTCGTCGACCAGGTGGCCAGCTGGCCGGGGCCGGGCGGCCTGGCGATCAACGGGTTCGTGTACGAGAACCTGGTGCCGTACGGGCACTTCCCGCTGGCCCAGCGGCTGGAGTGGGTCGCGGCGGCGACGCCCGAGTACGCGCCGGAGCCGTACGAACGGCTGGCGGCGGTGCTGCGCGGCTGCGGCGAGGACGCCGACGCACGGGAGGTGCTGCTCGCCAAGCAGCGGCGGCGGCGGGAGACGCTGCCGCTCGCCGCGAAGCTGTGGGGCTACCTCCAGGACTGGACGGTGGCCTACGGCTACCGCCCGGGCCGGGCGGCGGTGTGGATGGCGGTGCTGTGGGCTGCGGGGGCGCTGGCCTTCTCCTTCTACGAGCCGGTGCCGATCAAGCGGGAGGAGTTCCCGCACTGGGACGCCGGCCTCTACACGCTGGACCTGCTGCTGCCGGTGATCAACCTGGGCCAGGAGGGGTACTGGCGGCTGTCGGGGACGTGGCAGTGGCTGTCGACGGTACTCGTGCTGGTGGGGTGGATTCTGGCCACGGCGGTGGCGGCGGGCGCGTCGCGGCTGCTGGGCCGGCACTGA
- the ybaK gene encoding Cys-tRNA(Pro) deacylase codes for MAKKRERGARGARADGAGGGRRAGGTPATTVLTDAGVPFTVHEYVHDPASPSYGEEAAEALGVPPERVFKTLVADVDGALAVAVVPVAGRLDLRALAAAVGGKRAVMADPAAAERATGYVRGGISPLGQRRRLPTVLDASASRYGTICVSAGRRGLEVEVSPAHLAELTGAVLAPVGRV; via the coding sequence GTGGCGAAGAAGCGGGAAAGAGGGGCGCGGGGGGCGCGCGCGGACGGGGCCGGCGGGGGGCGGCGGGCCGGTGGCACCCCCGCGACCACGGTCCTGACCGACGCGGGGGTCCCCTTCACGGTCCACGAGTACGTCCACGACCCGGCCTCGCCGTCGTACGGCGAGGAGGCCGCGGAGGCCCTCGGCGTGCCCCCGGAGCGGGTGTTCAAGACGCTGGTGGCCGACGTCGACGGCGCCCTGGCGGTCGCGGTGGTGCCGGTGGCGGGCCGGCTGGACCTGAGGGCGCTGGCAGCGGCGGTCGGCGGGAAGCGCGCGGTGATGGCCGACCCGGCGGCCGCGGAGCGGGCGACCGGCTACGTGCGGGGCGGCATCTCCCCGCTGGGCCAGCGGAGGAGGCTGCCGACGGTGCTGGACGCCTCGGCGTCCCGGTACGGGACGATCTGCGTGTCGGCGGGGCGGCGCGGCCTGGAGGTCGAGGTCTCCCCGGCGCATCTGGCCGAGCTGACCGGTGCCGTCCTCGCGCCGGTCGGCCGGGTGTAG
- the dnaE gene encoding DNA polymerase III subunit alpha, with the protein MSKSPFTHLHVHTQYSLLDGAARLKDMFDACNEMGMTHIAMSDHGNLHGAYDFFHSAKKAGITPIIGIEAYVAPESRRNKRKVLWGQPHQKRDDVSGSGGYTHKTIWAYDNTGLHNLFRLSSDAYAEGWLQKWPRMDKETIAKWSRGLIASTGCPSGEVQTRLRLGQFDEALKAASDYQDIFGRERYFLELMDHGIEIERRVRDGLLEIGRKLGIPPLVTNDSHYTYAHEAGAHDALLCIQTGKNLSDPDRFKFDGTGYYLKSTEEMYAIDSSDAWQEGCANTRLIAEMVDPAGMFEKRDLMPKFDIPEGHTEVSWFREETMRGMHRRFPGGIPEDRMKQVEYEMDVIVQMGFPGYFLVVADFIMWAKNQGIAVGPGRGSAAGSIVAYALGITDLDPIPHGLIFERFLNPERVSMPDVDIDFDERRRVEVIRYVTEKYGEDKVAMIGTYGTIKAKNAIKDSARVLGYPYAMGDRITKAMPADVLGKGIPLSGITDPSHPRYSEAGEVRAMYENEPDVKKVIDTARGVEGLVRQMGVHAAGVIMSSEPIVDHVPVWVRHTDGVTITQWDYPSCESLGLLKMDFLGLRNLTIMDDAVKMVKANKGIDIDLLGLPLDDPTTFELLQRGDTLGVFQFDGGPMRSLLRLMKPDNFEDISAVSALYRPGPMGMNSHTNYALRKNGQQEITPIHPELEEPLREVLDVTYGLIVYQEQVQKAAQIIAGYSLGEADILRRVMGKKKPEELAKNFTIFQAGAKKNGYSDEAIQALWDVLVPFAGYAFNKAHSAAYGLVSYWTAYLKANHPAEYMAALLTSVKDDKDKSAVYLNECRRMGIRVLPPNVNESEANFAAQGDDVILFGLSAVRNVGTNVVESIIKCRKAKGKYASFPDFLDKVEVVVCNKRTVESLIKAGAFDEMGHTRKSLVAHHETMIDNVVAVKRKEAEGQFDLFGGMGEEGGDEPGFGLDVEFSDVEWEKSYLLAQEREMLGLYVSDHPLFGVEHVLSDKTDAAISQLTGGEHADGAVVTIGGIISGLQRKMTKQGNAWAIATVEDLAGSIECMFFPATYQLVSTQLVEDTVVFVKGRLDKREDVPRLVAMELTVPDLSNAGTNAPVVLTIPTVKVTPPMVSRLGEILSHHRGDTEVRIRLQGPRKTTVLRLDRHRVQPDPALYGDLKVLLGPSCLAG; encoded by the coding sequence GTGTCGAAGTCGCCGTTCACGCACCTCCACGTGCACACCCAGTACTCCCTGCTGGACGGTGCCGCACGGCTCAAGGACATGTTCGACGCGTGCAACGAGATGGGCATGACGCACATCGCCATGTCCGACCACGGCAACCTGCACGGGGCGTACGACTTCTTCCACTCGGCGAAGAAGGCGGGCATCACGCCGATCATCGGCATCGAGGCGTACGTGGCGCCTGAGTCCCGGCGCAACAAGCGCAAGGTCCTCTGGGGCCAGCCGCACCAGAAGCGCGACGACGTCTCCGGCTCCGGCGGCTACACCCACAAGACGATCTGGGCGTACGACAACACCGGCCTCCACAACCTCTTCCGCCTCTCCTCCGACGCGTACGCCGAGGGCTGGCTGCAGAAGTGGCCCCGGATGGACAAGGAGACCATCGCCAAGTGGTCGCGGGGGCTGATCGCCTCCACCGGCTGCCCGTCCGGCGAGGTGCAGACGCGGCTGCGGCTCGGCCAGTTCGACGAGGCCCTGAAGGCCGCCTCCGACTACCAGGACATCTTCGGCAGGGAGCGGTACTTCCTGGAGCTGATGGACCACGGCATCGAGATCGAGCGCCGGGTCCGCGACGGCCTGCTGGAGATCGGCCGGAAGCTCGGCATCCCGCCGCTGGTCACCAACGACTCGCACTACACGTACGCGCACGAGGCGGGCGCCCACGACGCGCTGCTGTGCATCCAGACCGGCAAGAACCTCTCCGATCCGGACCGCTTCAAGTTCGACGGCACGGGCTACTACCTGAAGTCCACGGAGGAGATGTACGCCATCGACTCCTCGGACGCCTGGCAGGAGGGGTGCGCCAACACGCGGCTGATCGCCGAGATGGTCGATCCCGCCGGCATGTTCGAGAAGCGCGACCTCATGCCGAAGTTCGACATCCCCGAGGGGCACACGGAGGTCAGCTGGTTCCGCGAGGAGACCATGCGCGGCATGCACCGCCGCTTCCCCGGCGGCATCCCCGAGGACCGCATGAAGCAGGTCGAGTATGAGATGGACGTCATCGTCCAGATGGGGTTCCCGGGGTACTTCCTCGTCGTCGCCGACTTCATCATGTGGGCGAAGAACCAGGGCATCGCGGTCGGCCCCGGCCGGGGTTCCGCGGCCGGCTCGATCGTCGCCTACGCCCTCGGGATCACCGACCTCGACCCGATCCCGCACGGCCTGATCTTCGAGCGGTTCCTCAACCCCGAGCGCGTCTCCATGCCCGACGTCGACATCGACTTCGACGAGCGCCGGCGCGTCGAGGTGATCCGGTACGTGACCGAGAAGTACGGCGAGGACAAGGTCGCCATGATCGGCACGTACGGCACCATCAAGGCCAAGAACGCGATCAAGGACTCCGCGCGCGTGCTGGGCTACCCGTACGCGATGGGCGACCGGATCACCAAGGCCATGCCCGCCGACGTCCTCGGCAAGGGCATCCCCCTGTCCGGCATCACCGACCCCTCCCACCCCCGCTACTCGGAGGCGGGCGAGGTCCGGGCGATGTACGAGAACGAGCCGGACGTCAAGAAGGTCATCGACACCGCGCGCGGCGTGGAGGGCCTGGTCCGGCAGATGGGCGTGCACGCCGCCGGCGTCATCATGTCCAGCGAGCCGATCGTCGACCACGTCCCCGTCTGGGTGAGGCACACCGACGGCGTCACCATCACCCAGTGGGACTACCCGAGCTGCGAGTCGCTCGGCCTGCTGAAGATGGACTTCCTGGGCCTGCGCAACCTCACGATCATGGACGACGCCGTCAAGATGGTGAAGGCCAACAAGGGGATCGACATCGACCTCCTGGGCCTCCCGCTCGACGACCCCACGACCTTCGAGCTGCTCCAGCGCGGTGACACCCTCGGCGTCTTCCAGTTCGACGGCGGGCCCATGCGCTCGCTGCTGCGGCTGATGAAGCCCGACAACTTCGAGGACATCTCCGCCGTCTCGGCCCTCTACCGGCCGGGCCCGATGGGCATGAACTCGCACACGAACTACGCCCTGCGCAAGAACGGCCAGCAGGAGATCACCCCGATCCACCCCGAGCTGGAGGAGCCGCTCAGGGAGGTCCTGGACGTCACCTACGGCCTGATCGTCTACCAGGAGCAGGTGCAGAAGGCCGCCCAGATCATCGCCGGGTACTCGCTCGGCGAGGCCGACATCCTCCGCCGCGTCATGGGCAAGAAGAAGCCCGAGGAGCTGGCGAAGAACTTCACCATCTTCCAGGCCGGCGCGAAGAAGAACGGCTACAGCGACGAGGCGATCCAGGCGCTGTGGGACGTGCTGGTCCCCTTCGCCGGCTACGCCTTCAACAAGGCCCACTCCGCCGCGTACGGACTGGTGTCGTACTGGACGGCGTACCTCAAGGCCAACCACCCCGCCGAGTACATGGCGGCGCTCCTCACGTCCGTCAAGGACGACAAGGACAAGTCGGCCGTCTACCTCAACGAGTGCCGCCGCATGGGCATCAGGGTCCTCCCGCCCAACGTCAACGAGTCCGAGGCGAACTTCGCGGCCCAGGGCGACGACGTCATCCTCTTCGGGCTCTCCGCCGTGCGGAACGTCGGCACCAACGTCGTCGAGTCGATCATCAAGTGCCGCAAGGCGAAGGGGAAGTACGCCTCCTTCCCCGACTTCCTCGACAAGGTCGAGGTCGTCGTCTGCAACAAGCGCACCGTGGAGTCGCTGATCAAGGCCGGCGCCTTCGACGAGATGGGCCACACCCGCAAGAGCCTCGTCGCCCACCACGAGACCATGATCGACAACGTGGTCGCGGTCAAGCGCAAGGAGGCCGAGGGCCAGTTCGACCTCTTCGGCGGCATGGGCGAGGAGGGCGGCGACGAGCCGGGGTTCGGCCTCGACGTCGAGTTCTCCGACGTCGAGTGGGAGAAGTCCTACCTGCTCGCCCAGGAGCGCGAGATGCTCGGCCTGTACGTCTCCGACCACCCGCTGTTCGGCGTCGAGCACGTCCTGTCCGACAAGACCGACGCGGCGATCTCCCAGCTCACCGGCGGCGAGCACGCGGACGGCGCGGTCGTCACCATCGGCGGGATCATCTCCGGCCTCCAGCGGAAGATGACCAAACAGGGCAACGCCTGGGCCATCGCCACCGTCGAGGACCTGGCCGGTTCCATCGAGTGCATGTTCTTCCCCGCCACGTACCAGCTCGTCTCCACCCAGCTCGTGGAGGACACGGTCGTCTTCGTCAAGGGCCGCCTGGACAAGCGCGAGGACGTGCCCCGGCTGGTCGCCATGGAGCTGACGGTCCCCGACCTGTCCAACGCGGGCACCAACGCGCCGGTCGTGCTCACCATCCCCACGGTGAAGGTGACCCCGCCGATGGTCAGCCGCCTCGGCGAGATCCTCAGCCACCACAGGGGCGACACCGAGGTGCGGATCAGGCTCCAGGGCCCGCGCAAGACCACCGTGCTCCGCCTCGACCGGCACCGCGTCCAGCCCGACCCGGCGCTCTACGGCGACCTGAAGGTCCTCCTCGGCCCGTCCTGCCTCGCCGGCTGA
- a CDS encoding DUF2252 domain-containing protein, whose amino-acid sequence MPVPQPTAQERGEQILSVFGTAFGELLAADPAAFRIKFRKMANSAFAFYRGAACLFYADLDEGDREGGPYLDERTGRVWIHGDLHAENFGTYMDANGRLVFNVNDFDEAYVGPFTWDLKRLAASLALLGYAKALGDDQITALVRLCATAYRERVRALAAGARDEEVPPFTLDTAEGALLGALREARSLTRFGLLATMTEIRGFERRFSPGGGAVALDAATRRRVLAAFDGYLGTLPPSSLRRPDSYRVKDVVGRRGVGIGSAGLPSYNILLEGNSDALENDVVIYMKQAQVPAVSRHVTDPAVRGYFRHEGHRTVISQRALQAHADPWLGWTELDGAGQLVAEISPYAVDLDWSDIDDPDEMAATVADLGRATATMHAAADDESGHSLVPFNTERAIDAAVAADEEGFAEMLVDFAHAYGARAREDHRIFVDLFRNGRIPGLR is encoded by the coding sequence ATGCCGGTCCCCCAGCCCACCGCCCAGGAGCGCGGCGAGCAGATCCTCTCCGTGTTCGGCACCGCCTTCGGGGAGCTGCTGGCGGCGGATCCGGCGGCCTTCCGGATCAAGTTCCGGAAGATGGCGAACTCCGCGTTCGCCTTCTACCGGGGGGCCGCCTGCCTGTTCTACGCCGACCTCGACGAGGGGGACCGGGAGGGCGGTCCCTACCTGGACGAGCGGACGGGCCGGGTCTGGATCCACGGCGACCTGCACGCGGAGAACTTCGGCACGTACATGGACGCCAACGGCCGCCTGGTGTTCAACGTCAACGACTTCGACGAGGCGTACGTCGGCCCCTTCACCTGGGACCTGAAGCGCCTCGCCGCCTCCCTGGCCCTCCTCGGGTACGCCAAGGCGCTCGGCGACGACCAGATCACCGCGCTCGTGCGGCTCTGCGCGACGGCGTACCGGGAGCGGGTGCGCGCCCTGGCGGCCGGCGCCCGCGACGAGGAGGTGCCGCCGTTCACGCTGGACACGGCGGAGGGCGCGCTGCTGGGCGCCCTGCGGGAGGCCCGGTCGCTGACCCGGTTCGGGCTGCTCGCCACGATGACGGAGATCCGCGGGTTCGAGCGCCGCTTCTCCCCCGGCGGCGGCGCGGTCGCCCTGGACGCGGCGACCCGCCGCAGGGTGCTGGCCGCCTTCGACGGGTACCTGGGGACGCTGCCGCCCTCCAGCCTGCGCCGCCCGGACTCGTACCGGGTGAAGGACGTGGTGGGGCGGCGCGGCGTCGGCATCGGGTCGGCCGGCCTCCCCTCGTACAACATCCTCCTGGAGGGCAACAGCGACGCCCTGGAGAACGACGTGGTGATCTACATGAAGCAGGCGCAGGTCCCGGCGGTCTCCCGGCACGTGACGGACCCGGCGGTGCGGGGGTACTTCCGCCACGAGGGGCACCGCACCGTCATCTCGCAGCGCGCCCTGCAGGCGCACGCCGACCCGTGGCTGGGCTGGACGGAACTGGACGGCGCCGGCCAGCTGGTCGCGGAGATCTCCCCGTACGCCGTGGACCTGGACTGGTCGGACATCGACGACCCGGACGAGATGGCCGCGACCGTCGCGGACCTGGGGCGGGCGACGGCCACGATGCACGCGGCGGCGGACGACGAGAGCGGCCACTCGCTGGTGCCGTTCAACACGGAGCGGGCCATCGACGCGGCCGTGGCGGCCGACGAGGAGGGGTTCGCGGAGATGCTGGTGGACTTCGCGCACGCGTACGGCGCACGGGCGCGGGAGGACCACCGGATCTTCGTGGACCTCTTCCGTAACGGTCGGATTCCGGGTCTCCGCTGA